DNA sequence from the Candidatus Auribacterota bacterium genome:
GTCTTGCCCGCCCTCATCGCGGCAACCCCGGTCGGCGAGATAAACGCCCTCGGGGTTATAGAAACGTTTAACGCCCCGGCCTGTATCATCGCCGCAGACGCGGCCGCCAAAGCGACGGACATCACGCTCGTGCTCATCAGGGTGGGCAATGGTCTCGGGGGAAAGTCGTTTGTCGTCGTGGCCGGAGAGTGGGTGGACGTAGAAGCAGCGGTGGCCGCCGCCGTTGAGAGGATCAAAGGGATGGGGGCGCTGGTGCGGCGCATCGTCATACCCAACCCTCACGTGGATCTGAACAGCTTCATA
Encoded proteins:
- a CDS encoding BMC domain-containing protein yields the protein MEPAIGLIEFNSIASGILATDAMAKKADITVVDSRGICPGKYIVLITGGVEAVERSLEAGLQAGGGAVTEKLLLPNVHQQVLPALIAATPVGEINALGVIETFNAPACIIAADAAAKATDITLVLIRVGNGLGGKSFVVVAGEWVDVEAAVAAAVERIKGMGALVRRIVIPNPHVDLNSFIL